CACGCGGGACCTGTGGCTCCTCGACGACGAGCACGTCGACCTCGCGCGCGCGATCTCCGCGGTGGCCCGCGCGCACGGGGCCACGCCGGACCGTGGCGCCGTGCAGGAGGTGCAGCTCGCGATCGCGGCCAAGGCCGCGGCCCTCGACGTCGACTTCTGGCGTGCGGTCCTCGGGTACGACGAGGCGTCCGACGACAACGGCGTCGACCCGCTCGGGCACGGCTCGTCGGTGTGGATGCAGGAGCTCGACGAGTCCAAGCTGCTGCGCCACGCGATGCACGTCGACGTGTCCGTCGCGCGCGAGCACGCCCGGGCGCGCGTCGAGGCGGCGCTCGCGGCGGGCGGACGCGTCGTCGTGGACGCGGAGGCGCCCGCGACGTGGATCCTGTCCGACCGCGCCGGGAACCGCGTGTGCATCGCGTCGTGGCCCGACGGCGCCGAGCCCGCGACACCGCCGCAGTCCGAGGACCCCGTCGTCTGACCGCGCGGTGCGTCAGGCCTCGCGGTGCAGCTCGAAGAAGTGCCGCAGCAGCGCGCCGCACTCCTGCTCGCGCACGCCGCCGATCACCTCGACCCGGTGGTTGAGCCGGCGGTCGCGCACCACGTCCCACTGCGAGCCGCACGCGCCCGCCTTGGGGTCCCATGCGCCGAGGACGAGCCGCGGGATGCGCGCGAGCACCGTCGCGCCCGCGCACATCAGGCACGGTTCGAGGGTCACGACGAGGGTGCAGTCGTCGAGGCGCCACCGCCCGAGCGTCTCGGCCGCCGCGCGCAGCGCCTGGACCTCCGCGTGCCCGGTCGGGTCGGCGTCGGCCTCACGCACGTTGCGTCCACGCCCGACGACCGTGCCGTGGGTGTCGACGACGACCGCCCCCACGGGGACGTCACCGGTCGCGACCGCGCGCCGCGCCTCGTCGAGCGCGACGCCCATCGCCCACTCGTCGGCGACGTCCACCGGCCGGCCCCTGTCCACGCAGCCATGATGTCGCACGCGGGCCGGCGAGACGGATGTCCGTGGGTCCCGGCACGGCCGGGTCTACCGGCTAGTAGCCTCAGGGCATGCGCCTGCACGTCGCCGACCACCCCCTCGTCGCCCACAAGCTCGCCGTCCTGCGCGACGAGAAGACGGAGTCGCCGACGTTCCGGCTGCTCGTCGACGAGCTCGTCACGCTCCTCGCCTACGAGGCGACGCGCGACGTGCGCACCGAGCAGGTCGAGATCACGACGCCCGTCGCGACGACCCTGGGCACCAAGCTCGCGTCGCCGCGCCCGCTGGTCGTGCCGATCCTGCGCGCGGGGCTCGGGATGCTCGACGGCATGACGCGCCTGCTGCCGTCGGCCGAGGTCGGGTTCCTCGGGATGCAGCGCGACGAGGAGACGCTCGAGGCGATCACGTACGCCAACCGGCTCCCGGAGGACCTCTCGGGTCGCCAGTGCTTCCTGCTCGACCCGATGCTCGCCACGGGCGGCACGCTCGTCGCGGCCATCGACTACCTGCTGCAGCGCGGCGCGCGTGACGTCACCGCGGTCTGCCTGATCGCGGCGCCCGAGGGCGTCAAGGTCGTCGAGGACTTCGTGGGCGACCGCGCGGACGTGCAGGTCGTCGTGGCGGCGGTCGACGAGCGACTGAACGAGAAGGCGTACATCGTCCCTGGCCTGGGCGACGCGGGCGATCGTCTGTACGGCGTCGTCTGACCGGACGGACCGAAGCGCCACCCGGACGTGTGACCTGCAGGACCGCCGCAGCGGTCGCCGGAGCGGGAGTCGTTGCCTACCGTGGGCGGCATGCGTGTGGTGGTGGCCGGCGGCCACGGGAAGGTCGCCCGGCACCTGTCCCGGGCGCTGTCCGCGCGCGGTGACGTGCCCGTCGCGCTGATCCGGTCCCTCGACCAGGTGGACGCCGTCACGAGCGACGGCGCCGAGGCGGTGGTCCTGGACCTGGAGCGCTGCAACGTCGAGGACGTCGCGGGTGCGATCGCGGGCGCGGACGCCGTGGTGTTCGCGGCGGGGGCGGGACCGGGCAGCGGTGCGCGGCGCAAGGACACCGTCGACCGTGCGGCGGCGGTGCTGCTCGCGGACGCGGCGGAGCAGGCGGGCGTGCGGCGGTACGTGCTGGTGTCGTCGATGGGCGTCGACGAGCGCGCGCCCGAGGGCGCGGACGACGTGTTCGCGGCCTACCTGCACGCGAAGGCGGCGAGCGAGCAGGACCTGCGCGGCCGTGACCTGGACTGGACGATCCTGCGGCCGGGGCGCCTGACGGACGACGAGCCGACGGGGCACGTGCAGCTCGAGCAGGACGTGGAGCGTGGGAGCGTGCCGCGCGCGGACGTGGCCGCGGTGCTCGCGGCGCTGCTGGCGACACCCGAGTCGGCGGGGCTCACGCTCGAGCTCGTGTCGGGCGTGGTGCCGGTGGAGGCGGCGGTGGTCGCCGCGACCGAGCGCACGGACTGACCGAACCGACCGTCCGGGCCGTCCGGGTCGACCGAGCGGACCTACCGCTGCCTAACCGACGTTCTCGGTGCGCAGCGTGATAGCGCCGACGAGGTACTGGTCGCCGCTGGTGCTGGGCGTGAGCGAGGAGACCTCGCACGGGAGCGTCGCGGGGGCGAAACCCTTGGCGTCGATGCCGAGCGACGACGCGTGCGACCAGCCGACCGCTGACGAGTCGAACGCGTTCTCGGCGCTGCCGGGCGTGCCGTCGTACCGCAGCGGCGTGAGGTCGGTGGTCGCCGCGGTGCACAGGCCGCCGAGGCGCAGCCGGTCGCCGCTGAGCGTCCGGTCGCCCTCCCACCCGACGACGCCGACCCGCGCCTTCGAACCGGCAGGCGCGGCGAACCGGAACGCGGCGGGCTCCGCGGCCGTGCCGACCCACAGCGACCCGTCGTAGACGGTCACGCGGGCGTCGCCCGGCGCGGAGTACACGACGACGAGCGACCAGCCGCCGTAGTAGGTCGGGTCCGAGTCCTTGCGCGTCGTGCTCACGGCCATGTCGGCGAGGGACCACGTCCCGCCGCCTCGCGCGCGCACGAGGTCGGTGACGTCGGCGAACGTCGAGTAGTACTCGCGGTACTGCCCGTCGGTGCGCCGGGTGCTCTCGCCGTGGACGGGGGCGTACGCGCCGCCCGGGCCGCGCACGAGCGCGCGCTCGACCGGTGCGCTCCATCCGTCGCCGCTGCCGCGCACGGCGGACCAGTACAGCCCGGCGAACGCGATCTCGCGCCCCTGGGGGACGAGCACCGTGGTGCTCGACGAGACCGGGACCGTGGCGCGCGGCCCGCTCGGCGGCGCCTGGTCGACGGGCTTCATCTCCTGCGAGTTGTTGTCCCGCTTGCCGCTGAGCGCCTCCTGGCACTCCTTGCGTCCCGGGTCGCACGAGAGCACCGCGGCACCGGCCTCGGTCACGTCCCATCCGCCGGTCGTCGTCGTGAAGCGCTGCGCGAGCCCGCCGGACCGACCGGGCACGGCGGCGGTCCCGGTCACCGGCTCGTCGAGACCGACGGCGGTCGCCGAGAGCTTCACCGTCCCGGTCGCGGAGTACGTCGAGCGCACCGGGAGCAGGACCTCGCCCGTCTCGCCCGCCCCGAGCACGGGCCAGGTGCACTCGACCGTGCGCCCCTTCGGGTCGACCGTGCACTCGTCGGGCACGGTCACGCCACCGGTCTCGTGCACGACGAGGTTGCCCGGCAGGGTCGCGCGCAGGAGGACCTGCGCCGCGTCGGCCGCGAGCTCGTCGTCGTCGGTCACGAGCACGCCGAACGCGAGCTGCCCGAGGTCGCCGGACTGCAGCACGACGTCCGCGGAACGCACCTCGAGTCCCGGTGCCCGGCCCCGCACCTCGACCGTCGTGCTCGCGCCGTCGGCGTCGTCGGCGGACGCGGCGACGACGACCGCGCCGAGCGCGCCCACGGCTCCGGGCTCGGCGACGAGCGGCAGCCCGACGGTCACGCTCTCGTCCGCGGCGAGGCCCGGGCCGGTGCACCGCACGCGCGGCCCGTCGACGGCGCAGCTCCAGCCGTCGAACTGCCCGCCCCAGGTGAGGCCCTGCGGCAGCGTCACGTCGAGGGTGACCGCGTCGGCCGGCAGGTCGCCGGTGTTCCGCACGGCGACGTCGGTGACGCTCGTGTGGCCGCCTGCCACGGTCAGCGCCGTCGGCTCGGCCGTGAGGGCGAGGGTCGCGGGTTCCTGCAGCGTGACGGGGACCCCCGAGCGGGCCGACGACGCGGGCGCGGGACTCAGCAGCACCTCGACGGGAGCGGCGGTGGCGTCACGTGTCGCGCGCAGACCGACGGTCAGCGGCACCTGCCCGCGGCCCGGCAGCCCGTCGCGCGTGCACACCACGGTCGCGCCCGGCTCGCAGGCCCACCCCGGGGACGCGACCGACCCGGTCCACGTGAGGCCGTCCGGCAGCACGAGCTCGGCGCGCGCCCGGTCGCCCGCGGAGCGGCCCGCGTTGCGCAGGTCGAACGTCACGTCCCGCACCCGGCCCGCGACGAGCGCGAGCGACTCCTGCGCGGACGCGACCGCGAGACGCGCGGGGCTGGGCGTCACGTGCACCGCGAGCGGCGGCGGCCGGTAGTCGACGTCGACGCCCGTCACGACGAGCTCGATCTGCGCGTCGTCGGCGTCGAACGCCTCGTCGACGACCACGCGCACGACGAGCCGCGCGGCCCCGCCCGCGGCGAGCGACGGCAGCTCGCAGCTCGCGCGGCGCGTCTGCGCGCCGCGGCACGTCCAGTCGGCCTGCGCGGCGTCCTGGGCCGTGGCCTGCGACAGGGCCTGGACGCTGTCGCGCAGCGCCGCGACCGTGGCGCTGCCGCCCGTGGCCACAGCACCGGCGACCGCAGGGCCCGTGGACCGGACCGGTGCCGCGGCGGCGACCTCGCGCACGCCCTCCAGGGACACCCCCTCGGGCAGGAGCAGGTCGGCGCTCAGGTCGGTCGCGGGACGGCCGCCGGTGTTGCGCAGCGTGATCGCGAGGTCCTGCGGACCGACGCCCGCGGCGAGCACGAGCCCGCCCGCGGGCAGCGCGACGACCACCTCGGGTGCGCGCGGCGGCGGCGTGGGCTCCTCGGGCTCGGGCGACGGCTCGGTGGTCGGCCCGGTGGACGGCTCGCTCGTCGGCTCGGCGGTCGGCTCCGACGTGGGCTCGCCCGTCGGGTCGGGTGTCGGGTCGGTCGTGAGCCCGGGCGCGGGCTCGTCGGGGAAGACCCCGGGCGGCAGCGGCACGCCGGGGTCGGCGGGCTCGGTCGGGTCGGACGACGAGGTCGGCGTCGGCTCGTCGGTCGGGCCGGCGGACGCGCTGGTCGTCGGCTCGGCCTCGGTCGGCGTGGCGGTGGCGGTCGCGACGGGAGGCTCCGCCTCGAGCACCTTGGGGTCGGCACCCAGGCCGAGCACCACGGCTGCGGCCACTGCGGCGACGGCGACGGCACCCGCGACGGTCGCGACGACGGCCGCGGGCACGCTCGCGAGGAACGCCGCGACCCCGCCTGCGCCGGCGGCCGCACCACCACCGGTGAGCGCCGCGACACCGCCGCCGGCGGCGCCGGCTCCGGCGCCGCCCTCGAGCTCGGCGAGGTGACCGGACCCGGCGGCACCCGTACCCGCGGCGGCTCCGGCACCCGCGGCACCGGCCGCACCGGCCGCCCCGGCGGCGGCCGCACCCAGCGGCAGCGTGTGCGCCAGCGCCCCGAGCCCCGCGAGGCCGAGCACGAGGGGCGCGACGACCGCGCGCAGCCCGTGGTTGACGTCCCCGAGCTCGAGGACGAGCGCGCGGCACTCGTCGCAGTCCTCGAGGTGCGTGGCGACCTTGGTGCTCTCGCGCGTGCCCAGCCCGCCGCGCACGTACGCGCCGAGCGAGCCGGCCACCGCGCGGCACCCCTCGTCGAGCGGGTCGCGCAGGTGCTGCTGCAGGTAGGCCTGCCGCAGGCCCTCGCGCGCGCGGTACGCGAGCGCCGCGACGCCGTTGGCGGTCAGCCCGAGCGCGGGGGCGATCTCGGCGGGCGGCAGGCCCTCGACCTCGGTGTGCCACAGCACGGCCTGCCACCGCTCGGGCAGGGAGTGGAAGGCGCGAGCGACGACGCCGCGCTCGAAGCCCTCGAGCGCGGGCTCCTCCGCGGTGCCCGCGAGCGCCGTCCCGGCCTCGAGGGTCGCGAGGTCGTCGGTCGGCTGCACGCGCCGCGCGCCCTCGCGCCGCACGCCCGCGGTGCGCCGGACGACCGTGAACAGGTAGGCCCGGAACGCCTCGTCGGGACCGTTGCCGTTGCGCAGCGCGGAGTAGACGGCGGTGAACGCGTCCGCGACGACGTCGTCGGCGTCCGCGGCGCTGTCCGTGTACTGCCGCGCGACGACGGCCGCGGCGGCCGCGTGACGTTCGTAGAGCGCGGCGAAGCCCGACTCGTCGCCTGCGCGCACCGCGGAGATGAGCTCCGCGTCGCTGCGCACGACAGCCGCCTGCGCCTCCACCTCGACCTCGTCCCGGCTTGCTCGTGGCACGGTTGATCCGCGCGAAATCGGTACCAGGGTGACATATCGGCCCGACACACAGGAAACAGTCGAGTCACCCGCTCGATGCGCCCACCGGGTGAAAACACCCAGAAGTGCCGTCACACCTGCACCAGGAGCCGCTCTCATCCGGCGTGACGACCGAGACCGGACCTCTGCTGCCCACCCAGCCGTCGCGTCTGCTCGAGCGCTGGCGCCGCGAGAGCGTCGCCTCCGTGTGGCGCCGTCCCTCCGACTGGTACCACCCCGCCGTCGACGAGGTGGCGATCGCGCTGCTGCTCGACGACGACCCCGTGCCCGCCGCCGCGCGCCTCGGCGGCGCCCGCGGTGAGGCGGGCGTCGGGATCGCCGAGACGATCGACGACCTGGCGTGCCTGTACCGCACGACGTCGCGCCCCGAGCCGCCCCTGGACGTGCTCCGCGCCCTGTGCACGGGGTGGGCGGACGCGCAGGCCGGTGGAGTCACGATGCCGCTGGGTCTCGACGCGGGGTCGGGCCTGCCGTCCGCCGACTACCTGCGGCTTCGCCTCATGGAGTGCTATCCCGACGACGTCCCGACGGGCCGGCTGCTCGTCGTCGACGTGGCGGCGGGCGTGCCCGACGCGCTGAGCCGGCTCGCCAGGTCCGCGGCGGTGGGCGCCGCGCTGCGCGAGGTGTTCGGGCCGGCGCGCGCGATGGCGAGCATCGGCGGGGGCGCGTTCGTCGTGCTCGTGGGCGACGACGAGAGCACCGACGAGCC
The sequence above is a segment of the Cellulomonas palmilytica genome. Coding sequences within it:
- a CDS encoding sigma-70 family RNA polymerase sigma factor, translated to MPRASRDEVEVEAQAAVVRSDAELISAVRAGDESGFAALYERHAAAAAVVARQYTDSAADADDVVADAFTAVYSALRNGNGPDEAFRAYLFTVVRRTAGVRREGARRVQPTDDLATLEAGTALAGTAEEPALEGFERGVVARAFHSLPERWQAVLWHTEVEGLPPAEIAPALGLTANGVAALAYRAREGLRQAYLQQHLRDPLDEGCRAVAGSLGAYVRGGLGTRESTKVATHLEDCDECRALVLELGDVNHGLRAVVAPLVLGLAGLGALAHTLPLGAAAAGAAGAAGAAGAGAAAGTGAAGSGHLAELEGGAGAGAAGGGVAALTGGGAAAGAGGVAAFLASVPAAVVATVAGAVAVAAVAAAVVLGLGADPKVLEAEPPVATATATPTEAEPTTSASAGPTDEPTPTSSSDPTEPADPGVPLPPGVFPDEPAPGLTTDPTPDPTGEPTSEPTAEPTSEPSTGPTTEPSPEPEEPTPPPRAPEVVVALPAGGLVLAAGVGPQDLAITLRNTGGRPATDLSADLLLPEGVSLEGVREVAAAAPVRSTGPAVAGAVATGGSATVAALRDSVQALSQATAQDAAQADWTCRGAQTRRASCELPSLAAGGAARLVVRVVVDEAFDADDAQIELVVTGVDVDYRPPPLAVHVTPSPARLAVASAQESLALVAGRVRDVTFDLRNAGRSAGDRARAELVLPDGLTWTGSVASPGWACEPGATVVCTRDGLPGRGQVPLTVGLRATRDATAAPVEVLLSPAPASSARSGVPVTLQEPATLALTAEPTALTVAGGHTSVTDVAVRNTGDLPADAVTLDVTLPQGLTWGGQFDGWSCAVDGPRVRCTGPGLAADESVTVGLPLVAEPGAVGALGAVVVAASADDADGASTTVEVRGRAPGLEVRSADVVLQSGDLGQLAFGVLVTDDDELAADAAQVLLRATLPGNLVVHETGGVTVPDECTVDPKGRTVECTWPVLGAGETGEVLLPVRSTYSATGTVKLSATAVGLDEPVTGTAAVPGRSGGLAQRFTTTTGGWDVTEAGAAVLSCDPGRKECQEALSGKRDNNSQEMKPVDQAPPSGPRATVPVSSSTTVLVPQGREIAFAGLYWSAVRGSGDGWSAPVERALVRGPGGAYAPVHGESTRRTDGQYREYYSTFADVTDLVRARGGGTWSLADMAVSTTRKDSDPTYYGGWSLVVVYSAPGDARVTVYDGSLWVGTAAEPAAFRFAAPAGSKARVGVVGWEGDRTLSGDRLRLGGLCTAATTDLTPLRYDGTPGSAENAFDSSAVGWSHASSLGIDAKGFAPATLPCEVSSLTPSTSGDQYLVGAITLRTENVG
- a CDS encoding NAD(P)H-binding protein; its protein translation is MRVVVAGGHGKVARHLSRALSARGDVPVALIRSLDQVDAVTSDGAEAVVLDLERCNVEDVAGAIAGADAVVFAAGAGPGSGARRKDTVDRAAAVLLADAAEQAGVRRYVLVSSMGVDERAPEGADDVFAAYLHAKAASEQDLRGRDLDWTILRPGRLTDDEPTGHVQLEQDVERGSVPRADVAAVLAALLATPESAGLTLELVSGVVPVEAAVVAATERTD
- a CDS encoding VOC family protein, giving the protein MSERGWRAFLAADGVDDWVVLHGGAAAVFRVPTLADAARLASAIADVPDIEGVGVHLGISDGRLSVRLTRDLWLLDDEHVDLARAISAVARAHGATPDRGAVQEVQLAIAAKAAALDVDFWRAVLGYDEASDDNGVDPLGHGSSVWMQELDESKLLRHAMHVDVSVAREHARARVEAALAAGGRVVVDAEAPATWILSDRAGNRVCIASWPDGAEPATPPQSEDPVV
- the upp gene encoding uracil phosphoribosyltransferase; the protein is MRLHVADHPLVAHKLAVLRDEKTESPTFRLLVDELVTLLAYEATRDVRTEQVEITTPVATTLGTKLASPRPLVVPILRAGLGMLDGMTRLLPSAEVGFLGMQRDEETLEAITYANRLPEDLSGRQCFLLDPMLATGGTLVAAIDYLLQRGARDVTAVCLIAAPEGVKVVEDFVGDRADVQVVVAAVDERLNEKAYIVPGLGDAGDRLYGVV
- a CDS encoding nucleoside deaminase; translated protein: MGVALDEARRAVATGDVPVGAVVVDTHGTVVGRGRNVREADADPTGHAEVQALRAAAETLGRWRLDDCTLVVTLEPCLMCAGATVLARIPRLVLGAWDPKAGACGSQWDVVRDRRLNHRVEVIGGVREQECGALLRHFFELHREA